In the genome of Halapricum salinum, one region contains:
- a CDS encoding ABC transporter ATP-binding protein: protein MSKSIRVDGLSKTFESGADELVVFENVSFDVDPGEFVVVLGPSGCGKTTLLKTIARTVDQTAGTIELDGTGVSGDGSRPHPDVSMVFQDFVLLPWKSVLENVSTGLKVQGDVEKGKRDEIAREWLDRVGLEGFGDCYPKELSGGMQQRVGLARALAVDPDILLMDEPFGSLDAQTKDRLQTELLKLWHDDRKTVVFVTHDIDEAIYMADTILVLSEKPATIIDRIDVDFERPRWNRRLDVESSDRFQEIKARLRSDLGLEEI, encoded by the coding sequence ATGAGCAAGTCGATCAGGGTCGACGGGCTCTCCAAAACGTTCGAGTCGGGGGCAGACGAGCTCGTCGTCTTCGAGAACGTGAGTTTCGACGTCGATCCTGGGGAGTTCGTCGTCGTTCTGGGACCGTCCGGGTGCGGAAAGACGACCCTGCTGAAGACCATCGCGAGGACCGTCGACCAGACGGCAGGGACGATCGAACTCGACGGCACCGGCGTCTCCGGCGACGGATCGCGTCCCCACCCCGACGTTTCGATGGTGTTCCAGGACTTCGTGTTGTTACCCTGGAAGTCCGTCCTGGAGAACGTATCCACGGGGCTGAAGGTGCAGGGTGACGTCGAGAAAGGAAAACGAGACGAGATCGCCCGAGAGTGGCTCGACCGAGTCGGGCTGGAGGGGTTCGGGGACTGTTACCCCAAGGAACTCTCCGGAGGAATGCAACAGCGGGTCGGACTGGCTCGAGCGCTGGCGGTCGACCCTGACATCCTGCTGATGGACGAACCGTTCGGCTCGCTGGACGCCCAGACGAAAGACCGCCTCCAGACGGAACTGCTCAAACTGTGGCACGACGACCGGAAGACGGTCGTGTTCGTCACCCACGACATCGACGAGGCGATCTACATGGCCGACACGATCCTGGTCCTCTCGGAGAAGCCGGCGACGATCATCGACCGGATCGACGTCGACTTCGAGCGGCCGCGGTGGAACCGTCGGCTCGACGTCGAGAGCAGCGACCGGTTCCAAGAGATCAAAGCGCGCCTCAGATCTGACCTGGGACTCGAAGAGATCTGA
- a CDS encoding substrate-binding domain-containing protein translates to MALDLSLSVGDMDTVQPLLTGEVEPEGIDLTPISEYPPKRHRRFFRHGEFDICEVCIASYVSSMAEGEEFPYTAIPVFPNRKFRLAFFYKNADAGIEEPKDLEGKQVGTQSWQTTADVWVRGIAQEHYDLDLTEVQWFRRREDDVPVDLPEKFDIQRVPGKQGGDAIYEPRDMQDMLFSGELDAAMDPSGSLFRAVCRNDDAEFMFEDPQAEEIAFFEKTGLHPPMHTVAIRDEILEDDPWVAVSVYDAFAEALERCIQRNVSPSSHTSLTWNHLHYKEQHEILGEDAWAYGLRPKTRKELRTFVGYARDQGLIDREYDVEELFFETTLDL, encoded by the coding sequence ATGGCCCTGGACCTCTCGCTGAGCGTCGGCGACATGGACACGGTACAGCCGCTTTTGACCGGCGAGGTCGAACCCGAGGGGATCGATCTGACGCCGATCAGCGAGTACCCACCCAAGCGACACCGTCGGTTCTTTCGGCATGGCGAGTTCGATATCTGCGAAGTGTGTATCGCCTCGTACGTCTCCTCGATGGCCGAGGGCGAGGAGTTCCCCTACACGGCGATCCCGGTATTCCCTAACCGGAAGTTCCGGCTGGCCTTCTTCTACAAGAACGCCGACGCCGGCATCGAGGAGCCAAAAGACCTCGAAGGCAAACAGGTGGGAACCCAGTCCTGGCAGACGACCGCCGACGTCTGGGTCCGCGGGATCGCCCAGGAACACTACGATCTGGATCTCACCGAAGTGCAGTGGTTCCGCCGTCGGGAAGACGACGTCCCCGTCGACCTGCCCGAAAAGTTCGACATCCAGCGCGTGCCCGGCAAGCAGGGCGGCGACGCCATCTACGAACCCCGAGATATGCAGGATATGCTGTTCTCGGGCGAGTTGGACGCGGCGATGGATCCCTCGGGGTCGCTGTTCAGGGCTGTCTGTCGCAACGACGACGCAGAGTTCATGTTCGAAGACCCGCAGGCCGAGGAGATTGCCTTCTTCGAGAAGACGGGGCTGCACCCGCCGATGCACACCGTCGCCATCCGGGACGAAATCCTCGAGGACGATCCGTGGGTCGCCGTCAGCGTCTACGACGCCTTCGCCGAGGCCCTCGAGAGGTGCATCCAGCGAAACGTCAGCCCCAGCAGTCACACCTCGTTGACCTGGAACCACCTCCACTACAAGGAACAGCACGAGATCCTCGGCGAGGACGCCTGGGCGTACGGCCTCCGACCGAAGACTCGGAAAGAGCTACGGACGTTCGTCGGCTACGCGAGGGACCAGGGACTGATCGATCGGGAATACGACGTCGAGGAACTGTTCTTCGAGACGACGCTGGACCTCTAG
- a CDS encoding (2Fe-2S)-binding protein, which produces MNIQFELDGEQRTVEMAPDAPLRDVLRGPCEKTCVKSGCDSGRCGVCTVLLDGEAVKSCLVPAGKADGATITTVEGIEEGSLGESVQAAFDEAFALQCGYCTPGFVLTALAYLEDDPDADREAIRSAVAGNACRCTGYETILDAIESVAEDRD; this is translated from the coding sequence ATGAACATCCAGTTCGAACTCGACGGCGAGCAGCGGACGGTCGAGATGGCCCCGGACGCCCCGCTTCGGGACGTACTTCGGGGCCCCTGCGAGAAGACGTGCGTCAAGTCCGGGTGTGACAGCGGCCGCTGTGGCGTCTGTACGGTGCTGCTCGACGGCGAGGCCGTCAAGTCCTGTCTCGTCCCCGCAGGGAAGGCCGACGGCGCGACGATTACGACCGTCGAGGGGATCGAGGAGGGGTCGCTCGGTGAGTCGGTTCAGGCGGCCTTCGACGAGGCGTTCGCGCTGCAGTGTGGCTACTGCACACCCGGCTTCGTGCTGACGGCGCTGGCGTATCTCGAAGACGATCCCGACGCCGACCGCGAGGCGATCCGGTCGGCGGTCGCCGGCAACGCCTGTCGGTGTACCGGCTACGAGACGATCCTCGACGCGATCGAGTCGGTCGCCGAGGACCGCGACTGA
- a CDS encoding MarR family transcriptional regulator — MSSGDNDASRIDRKRILEEAAADPDASSAELAERIPDASTEHVEQVLDGGGSEEHERPDPSSPETDYPDQADISDRQIRTLQAIAAHPDATQRDIASFLDVTAATVSNRVNSLPGFEWDDRRRFVKAVLDLDTIPGGERATHYTDTSEDLQKTVQDLRDRVERLESRLESGDDSSASPFDDPELVRKVVHVCMAAEEITDEEEQRILQAFLSR, encoded by the coding sequence ATGAGTTCCGGGGACAACGACGCGTCACGGATCGACCGCAAGCGAATTCTCGAAGAGGCAGCGGCGGATCCGGACGCCTCGTCCGCGGAACTGGCCGAGAGGATTCCCGACGCCTCGACCGAGCACGTCGAGCAAGTGCTCGACGGCGGCGGCTCCGAAGAGCACGAGAGACCCGATCCGTCCAGTCCCGAAACGGACTACCCGGATCAAGCGGACATCTCGGACAGGCAGATCAGGACGCTCCAGGCGATCGCCGCCCATCCTGACGCGACCCAACGGGACATCGCGAGCTTTTTGGACGTGACGGCCGCGACGGTAAGCAACCGGGTCAACAGCCTCCCGGGATTCGAGTGGGATGACCGCCGCCGGTTCGTCAAAGCGGTACTCGATCTCGATACCATCCCCGGCGGCGAGCGAGCGACCCACTACACCGACACTTCAGAGGACCTGCAGAAGACCGTTCAGGACCTCCGTGATCGTGTCGAGCGACTGGAATCACGGCTCGAATCAGGAGACGATTCCAGCGCGTCACCGTTCGACGACCCCGAACTCGTCCGCAAGGTCGTTCACGTCTGTATGGCGGCCGAGGAGATAACCGACGAGGAGGAACAGCGGATCTTGCAGGCGTTCCTCAGCCGGTGA
- a CDS encoding ABC transporter permease: MRRPTVPRWRQLFSRKIQLPAAVLVVVVSAWEYGVPEMGIQPFILPTPSAIIVAFVENHETILAELQVTLRVFAIAFGLTLVTGYLMALLMFEWKVLEATFFPYIIVIRSIPIVTLLPIFITWFGFGGQTVIVVSYLISFFPMVVNTLSGFQETDGQLVEMLESFSASRWEVYRDVYFYSSLPTVFAGIKISVILAFTGTIVGELVLANQGIGALIIEYNSTFATPEMFAAVFTVSLSSLCCFGAVVGLERLFVDWT; the protein is encoded by the coding sequence ATGCGCCGGCCGACTGTCCCCCGATGGCGGCAGTTGTTCTCCCGGAAGATCCAGCTCCCGGCAGCCGTACTGGTCGTCGTGGTGAGCGCCTGGGAGTACGGTGTGCCGGAGATGGGGATCCAACCGTTTATCCTCCCGACCCCGTCGGCGATCATCGTCGCGTTCGTCGAAAACCACGAGACGATCCTCGCGGAGTTGCAGGTCACGCTCCGGGTGTTCGCCATCGCGTTCGGGCTGACGCTCGTTACGGGATATCTGATGGCGCTCCTGATGTTCGAGTGGAAGGTCCTGGAAGCCACGTTCTTCCCGTACATCATCGTGATCCGGTCGATCCCGATCGTGACGCTGCTGCCGATCTTCATCACCTGGTTCGGGTTCGGCGGCCAGACCGTGATCGTCGTCAGCTACCTCATCAGTTTCTTCCCGATGGTCGTCAACACGCTGTCTGGCTTTCAAGAGACCGATGGGCAACTCGTGGAGATGCTGGAGAGTTTCTCGGCCAGCCGCTGGGAGGTCTACAGAGACGTCTACTTTTACTCGTCGTTGCCGACCGTCTTTGCGGGGATCAAGATCAGCGTTATCCTCGCGTTTACCGGTACGATCGTCGGCGAACTCGTCCTTGCTAACCAGGGGATCGGCGCGCTCATCATCGAGTACAACAGTACCTTCGCCACCCCCGAGATGTTCGCGGCGGTGTTCACGGTCTCGCTCTCCTCGCTGTGCTGTTTCGGCGCCGTGGTCGGCCTCGAACGGCTGTTCGTCGACTGGACCTGA
- a CDS encoding ABC transporter substrate-binding protein, giving the protein MTRNEYASSGAGRARSGTEHRSATTSRRGFLVGAGATTLATLAGCIGNIGGDDGSTQQVTYRHRYKRTGIGTGLNDAGVELGTWEEEGLDVSFETSSGSKAAAQSVASGNDMFGNAGISTVLGLNQEGADLVVIGQLLDPMGGVVTTGEQGITTWSDLEGKTVGKYPYGSTGPEAKAAMQKEGVDVSAITFQNVQPGNGEQLLFNGNIDAMIKFVPLSKARLLDEGYSPNVLITSHVLDHLGISLYTRREVVEEQPETVDSFVRGWLKAYQIFANQIDEVFEIYTPLAVEGFDEEIQREALPEYYAAQVPDPSIGTEYGKGWTDSEKLDRTIETFSDAGLIDGGVDAEAMYTNEFIDDNRELAVETATEIYDRLEDFEIGPNYI; this is encoded by the coding sequence GTGACCCGAAACGAATACGCCAGTTCTGGAGCGGGACGGGCTAGAAGCGGCACTGAACACCGGTCGGCAACGACATCCCGGCGAGGGTTTCTCGTCGGCGCTGGCGCGACGACGCTCGCGACGCTCGCTGGTTGTATCGGAAATATCGGTGGCGACGACGGCTCGACGCAGCAAGTGACGTACCGTCACCGGTACAAGCGAACCGGGATCGGGACCGGCCTCAACGACGCCGGTGTCGAACTCGGCACGTGGGAAGAAGAAGGACTCGACGTGTCCTTCGAGACGTCCTCGGGGTCGAAGGCGGCAGCCCAGTCGGTCGCCAGTGGCAACGACATGTTCGGCAACGCCGGTATCAGCACCGTGCTCGGTCTCAACCAGGAAGGTGCCGACCTGGTCGTCATCGGGCAGCTTCTCGACCCGATGGGCGGTGTCGTGACGACGGGCGAGCAGGGGATTACGACGTGGTCGGATCTCGAAGGGAAGACCGTCGGGAAATACCCCTATGGATCGACTGGTCCCGAGGCGAAAGCGGCGATGCAGAAAGAGGGCGTCGACGTCTCGGCGATCACCTTCCAGAACGTCCAGCCAGGTAACGGCGAGCAGCTTCTATTCAATGGAAACATCGATGCGATGATCAAGTTCGTCCCATTGAGCAAGGCGCGGCTGCTCGACGAGGGATACTCTCCGAACGTTCTGATCACGTCACACGTTCTCGATCACCTCGGCATCTCACTGTACACGCGTCGGGAGGTCGTCGAGGAACAACCCGAAACCGTCGACAGCTTCGTTCGCGGGTGGCTGAAAGCCTACCAGATCTTCGCCAACCAGATCGACGAGGTCTTCGAAATCTACACGCCACTCGCCGTGGAAGGGTTCGACGAGGAGATTCAACGCGAAGCGCTCCCGGAGTATTACGCGGCACAGGTGCCCGACCCGTCGATCGGTACCGAATACGGGAAAGGCTGGACCGACTCCGAAAAGTTGGACCGGACGATCGAGACCTTCAGCGACGCCGGACTGATCGACGGTGGCGTCGACGCCGAAGCGATGTACACCAACGAGTTTATCGACGACAACCGGGAGCTGGCCGTCGAGACGGCAACGGAGATTTACGACCGTCTAGAGGACTTCGAAATCGGGCCAAACTACATCTAA
- a CDS encoding CoxG family protein, which translates to MEYDGTATIPAPREAVWEPVTDPEALTACVMGATEIERVSERHYEGVIHQSVAGITVTMEGDVRIETLERPERLTFSAVGTDSRTNARMDADVEVTLAEEGDQTRMDYHVDIRFAGKLATLGSRLLRRQINANVETYFDNLAEYAGEEG; encoded by the coding sequence ATGGAATACGACGGGACGGCGACCATCCCCGCACCACGGGAGGCCGTCTGGGAGCCGGTCACCGACCCCGAAGCGCTGACGGCCTGTGTCATGGGCGCAACGGAGATCGAACGCGTCTCCGAGCGTCACTACGAGGGCGTGATCCACCAGTCGGTCGCCGGGATCACCGTCACGATGGAAGGCGACGTGAGGATCGAGACCCTGGAGCGGCCCGAGCGCCTGACCTTTTCGGCGGTCGGGACCGACTCACGGACGAACGCCAGGATGGACGCTGACGTCGAGGTGACCCTGGCCGAGGAGGGCGACCAGACGCGGATGGACTACCACGTCGACATTCGGTTCGCTGGCAAACTGGCGACGCTCGGCTCGCGGCTCCTCCGTCGACAGATCAACGCCAACGTCGAGACGTACTTCGACAACCTGGCGGAATACGCCGGTGAGGAGGGATGA
- a CDS encoding XdhC family protein produces MSAPADRWPAADPTLYRRLREQDDPGVLATVVSVEGAAYRRPGAKMLVDTDGDAIGAITAGCLRDRIVEAALAVRETATPRVVAFDLADDDTWDLASGCDGRIEVLLEPVGEAIRDALGAVADRRAVTLITAVESSHPEVAVGDRAVVDAGVNSHDERGRTLPADVSEAPQVQSVETTAMRTVETADGEVTVLVDPIEPPPRLLLFGSRPDLRPVAWLGRAVGFDVVVASPRGGAATDETAPAAHEVLASHPTDLPAHTDRWTYPVVLSHNAIDDQIAVEALLTDSPVPYVGLLGSRDRSRRLLEAIEDDGVELTDDQLDRLSTPVGLDLGGDGPTAVALSVVGEVHAVHHGAPGGRLRDQSGPIHDRPQ; encoded by the coding sequence ATGTCCGCGCCGGCCGACCGCTGGCCCGCCGCCGATCCCACGCTCTATCGACGACTCCGCGAGCAGGACGACCCGGGCGTGCTCGCGACCGTCGTCTCCGTGGAGGGAGCGGCCTACCGCCGACCCGGCGCAAAGATGCTCGTCGATACCGATGGAGACGCCATCGGCGCGATCACCGCAGGATGTCTCCGCGATCGGATCGTCGAGGCGGCGCTGGCCGTCCGCGAGACGGCGACACCGCGAGTCGTGGCCTTCGATCTCGCCGACGACGACACCTGGGACCTCGCGAGCGGCTGTGACGGCCGGATCGAGGTCCTGCTCGAACCGGTCGGCGAGGCCATCCGTGACGCGCTCGGCGCGGTCGCCGACAGGCGGGCCGTGACGCTGATCACGGCGGTCGAGTCGAGCCATCCCGAGGTCGCTGTCGGCGACCGCGCGGTCGTCGATGCCGGGGTGAACAGCCACGACGAACGGGGCCGGACGCTGCCAGCTGACGTCAGTGAGGCCCCGCAGGTACAGTCCGTCGAGACGACGGCGATGCGAACGGTCGAGACGGCCGACGGCGAGGTGACAGTGCTGGTCGACCCGATCGAGCCACCCCCCCGGTTGCTGCTGTTCGGGAGCCGGCCCGACCTCCGCCCCGTCGCCTGGCTCGGCCGGGCGGTCGGCTTCGACGTCGTCGTAGCCTCGCCGCGGGGCGGGGCGGCGACCGACGAGACCGCCCCTGCGGCTCACGAGGTGCTCGCGAGCCATCCGACGGACCTACCTGCGCACACCGACCGGTGGACCTATCCCGTCGTGCTCTCTCACAACGCGATCGACGATCAGATCGCCGTCGAAGCGCTGTTGACCGACTCGCCGGTCCCGTACGTCGGGCTGCTCGGCTCGCGGGACCGGTCGCGCCGGCTGCTCGAAGCGATCGAAGACGACGGCGTCGAACTCACCGACGACCAACTGGATCGGCTCTCGACGCCGGTCGGGCTCGATCTCGGGGGCGACGGGCCGACGGCGGTCGCGCTCAGCGTGGTCGGCGAGGTCCACGCGGTCCACCACGGGGCTCCGGGTGGTCGACTGCGCGACCAGTCTGGGCCGATCCACGACCGACCACAGTGA
- a CDS encoding FAD binding domain-containing protein: MSETVYYTPKTVEGARQHLATEEFVKVVAGGQTLMLLVRQGFVDADALVDVSGVSALSGIDVADGTATIGATTTYRELSEHDLGGQLAMLGEASTVVGDRQVRTMGTVGGALGHADPAFDLLPTLCCLDAAVELGSTEGTRTVPIEQYLVGHMRTDRDPDELIERVRFDVDPRMGTAYEKHSRVEDGWATVGVAAAVTTEAGRFEDVRVGLTAVADTAVRSPAVEDALVGQPVSEDAIEAASEAVVEDIDPLDDLSGSAAYKRSLAPALVERAIGTALERTGGER, encoded by the coding sequence ATGAGCGAGACGGTCTACTACACACCGAAGACAGTCGAAGGCGCTCGCCAGCACCTCGCTACCGAGGAGTTCGTCAAAGTCGTCGCGGGTGGCCAGACTCTGATGCTGCTGGTCCGACAGGGATTCGTCGATGCCGACGCGCTGGTCGACGTCAGCGGGGTGTCGGCTCTCTCGGGGATCGACGTGGCCGACGGGACGGCGACGATCGGCGCGACGACCACGTATCGCGAGTTGTCCGAGCACGATCTGGGTGGACAACTCGCGATGCTGGGAGAGGCTTCGACGGTGGTCGGCGACCGCCAGGTCCGGACCATGGGGACTGTCGGCGGCGCTCTCGGGCACGCCGATCCGGCCTTCGATCTGCTGCCGACGCTGTGCTGTCTCGACGCCGCGGTCGAACTCGGGAGCACCGAAGGGACGCGAACGGTCCCGATCGAGCAGTACCTCGTGGGCCACATGCGGACCGACCGCGACCCCGACGAACTGATCGAGAGAGTCCGCTTCGACGTCGATCCCCGGATGGGCACGGCCTACGAGAAACACTCTCGGGTCGAGGACGGCTGGGCGACCGTCGGCGTCGCGGCCGCAGTCACGACCGAAGCGGGTCGCTTCGAGGACGTCCGCGTTGGCCTGACCGCAGTCGCCGACACGGCCGTTCGCTCGCCGGCCGTCGAGGACGCGCTGGTGGGCCAGCCGGTGTCCGAAGACGCGATCGAGGCAGCCAGCGAGGCGGTCGTCGAGGACATCGATCCGCTCGACGACCTCTCGGGTTCGGCCGCGTACAAGCGGTCGCTGGCACCGGCACTGGTCGAGCGGGCGATCGGGACGGCCCTCGAACGGACAGGAGGTGAGCGATGA
- a CDS encoding xanthine dehydrogenase family protein molybdopterin-binding subunit, with protein sequence MSEQESPPRANEQRSPDGARGRASARGGADREPRRAVGRDTRRRDSWEKLTGRAQFPTDLERPEMLHAGVLRSQQPHAEIASVRTDAAESIDGVACVVTRTDFLGGFDDRVRHYGDAIAAVAAESRAGVRAALDAIEYELEPLESVHDPAESVRDGAPVLHEESRTPDGVPDYGQPVRHPRNVENPDYEQNVDDYHQLSVGDLEAGFAAADHILEETYRTPRVNHCNLDRHCCLAEWDGDRLELVETIGNRTHTEHVLEALFDDRFEVTILTPPAAGSSFGGHSLETLTLEPVAATLARETDRPVRLAFDREAEFTAGDSRHPTTLTLRAGITDGGRLTALDVDVVTDTGAYPNSVGHIVLNSCRHRPLDLYRLENYRFEGVSVFTNNTPSGEYRGIGVTQITWALESHVDELARQAGLDPIAVRERNWVETGDERPYSGQPITSCGLRECLDRGKASFERRRDADEDGHLHGWGMAAGTQVSTPASEHNTDYTETELVANPDGTVTAIVGAIDLGQGSETALTQIVAEETGLSIDRITVRSKTHDDDIEDKYGSVANRSTYLIGRAVAEAAEELTDAIRQRASDRFAVPVDRISIEGGQLHGDGDTADLSTVLTEPVSATARAETNYAPPSYGVHFASVAVDPETGGVDLRTYVAAQDVGYAINPAMVEGQLHGAVQHGVEFATLAELELDRGIPENPNLADYPVSSPHELPDDLVVEIIESNEESGPYGAKGVGTPAITPVAPAITNAIRDAVGTRFTTAPVRDEDVFFGLREAEE encoded by the coding sequence ATGAGCGAGCAGGAGTCACCCCCCCGAGCAAACGAGCAGCGGTCTCCCGACGGAGCGCGCGGGCGAGCGTCTGCCCGAGGGGGCGCCGACCGCGAGCCCCGCCGAGCCGTCGGCCGGGACACCCGCCGGCGGGACAGCTGGGAGAAACTGACCGGGCGGGCCCAGTTCCCGACGGATCTCGAACGGCCCGAGATGCTCCACGCTGGCGTCCTCCGCTCGCAGCAGCCGCACGCCGAGATCGCGAGCGTTCGGACAGACGCGGCCGAGTCGATCGACGGCGTCGCCTGCGTTGTCACGAGAACGGACTTTCTGGGCGGGTTCGACGACCGGGTCCGCCACTACGGCGACGCCATCGCAGCCGTGGCGGCCGAGTCGCGCGCTGGCGTCCGGGCCGCCCTGGACGCGATCGAGTACGAACTGGAGCCGCTGGAGTCGGTCCACGATCCCGCCGAGAGCGTCCGCGACGGGGCGCCCGTGCTTCACGAGGAATCCCGGACACCCGACGGCGTCCCCGACTACGGCCAGCCGGTTCGCCACCCCAGGAACGTCGAGAACCCAGACTACGAGCAGAACGTCGACGACTACCACCAGCTGTCGGTCGGCGACCTCGAGGCCGGCTTCGCGGCCGCCGATCACATCCTCGAGGAGACCTATCGGACGCCGCGGGTGAACCACTGCAACCTCGACCGACACTGCTGTCTCGCCGAATGGGACGGCGACCGGCTCGAACTGGTCGAGACGATCGGCAACCGGACCCACACCGAACACGTCCTCGAAGCGCTGTTCGACGACCGCTTCGAGGTCACGATCCTGACGCCGCCGGCCGCCGGGTCGAGTTTCGGCGGGCACTCCCTGGAGACGCTGACGCTCGAACCCGTCGCCGCGACGCTCGCCCGCGAGACCGACCGGCCGGTCAGGCTCGCCTTCGACCGCGAGGCGGAGTTCACGGCGGGGGACTCGCGTCACCCGACGACACTCACGCTCCGTGCGGGGATCACTGACGGCGGGCGGCTGACCGCACTGGACGTGGACGTCGTCACCGACACCGGCGCATACCCCAACTCGGTCGGCCACATCGTCCTGAATAGCTGCCGACACAGACCCCTGGACCTCTACCGACTGGAGAACTACCGCTTCGAGGGCGTCTCCGTGTTCACCAACAACACGCCCTCGGGAGAGTACCGCGGGATCGGCGTGACCCAGATCACGTGGGCGCTGGAGTCACACGTCGACGAACTGGCCCGACAGGCCGGGCTCGACCCGATCGCAGTCCGGGAACGAAACTGGGTCGAGACGGGAGACGAACGACCCTACTCCGGACAGCCGATCACGAGTTGCGGACTCCGCGAGTGTCTCGACCGCGGGAAGGCGTCCTTCGAACGGCGCCGCGACGCGGACGAGGACGGTCACCTCCACGGGTGGGGGATGGCCGCCGGCACGCAAGTGTCGACACCCGCCTCGGAGCACAACACCGACTACACGGAGACGGAACTCGTCGCGAACCCCGACGGGACGGTGACTGCAATCGTCGGCGCGATCGATTTGGGACAGGGGAGCGAGACCGCGCTCACCCAGATCGTCGCCGAGGAGACCGGTCTCTCGATCGACCGGATCACCGTCCGATCCAAGACCCACGACGACGACATCGAGGACAAGTACGGCTCGGTCGCCAATCGGTCGACGTATCTCATCGGCCGCGCGGTCGCCGAGGCCGCCGAGGAGTTGACCGACGCTATCCGCCAGCGGGCGAGCGATCGATTCGCAGTCCCGGTCGACCGAATCTCGATCGAGGGCGGGCAACTCCACGGAGACGGAGACACCGCCGACCTCTCGACGGTGCTCACCGAACCGGTCTCGGCGACTGCTCGTGCCGAGACCAACTACGCCCCGCCCTCCTACGGAGTCCACTTCGCGAGTGTCGCCGTCGATCCCGAGACTGGTGGCGTGGATCTGCGGACGTACGTGGCTGCCCAGGACGTCGGCTACGCGATCAACCCCGCGATGGTCGAAGGACAGCTCCACGGCGCGGTCCAGCACGGCGTCGAGTTCGCCACCCTTGCCGAGCTAGAACTCGACCGCGGGATCCCGGAGAACCCCAACCTCGCGGACTACCCCGTGAGTTCGCCACACGAACTGCCGGACGACCTTGTCGTCGAGATAATCGAATCCAACGAGGAGTCCGGTCCCTACGGCGCGAAAGGAGTCGGGACGCCCGCGATCACGCCGGTCGCGCCGGCGATCACCAACGCGATCCGGGACGCCGTCGGCACTCGGTTCACGACTGCGCCCGTCCGCGACGAAGACGTCTTCTTCGGACTCCGGGAGGCTGAGGAATGA
- a CDS encoding nucleotidyltransferase family protein, with product MASLPVLRPEDFGDDRPTADASVHGVVLAAGTSERYGDRNKLLASLDGESIVRHAVRALCASPLDGVTVVLGHDADRVRNDLSSLPVSVVENGRYRQGQGASVATGVAAARERGADAVLIALGDMPHVSPDSIAGLLEAYRAGAGSALAAACDGERGNPVVFDEQHFDALAELDGDRGGREILLSAPDAALVETGDPGVLQDVDRPADR from the coding sequence ATGGCATCACTACCGGTACTCCGCCCCGAAGACTTCGGGGACGACCGGCCCACGGCTGACGCGTCCGTCCACGGGGTCGTCCTCGCCGCCGGGACCAGCGAGCGTTACGGTGACCGGAACAAACTGCTGGCGTCGCTGGACGGCGAGTCGATCGTCCGACACGCCGTTCGCGCGCTCTGTGCCAGCCCGCTCGACGGGGTGACGGTCGTCCTCGGCCACGACGCCGACCGGGTTCGGAACGACCTCTCATCTCTCCCCGTCTCGGTCGTCGAGAACGGCCGCTACCGCCAGGGACAGGGAGCCTCGGTCGCGACGGGCGTCGCGGCCGCCCGCGAACGGGGTGCGGATGCCGTCCTGATCGCGCTCGGCGACATGCCACACGTCTCGCCCGACTCGATCGCCGGCCTGCTCGAGGCCTACCGGGCGGGAGCCGGGAGCGCGCTGGCGGCCGCCTGTGACGGGGAGCGCGGTAATCCCGTCGTCTTCGACGAACAGCACTTCGACGCGCTGGCAGAACTGGACGGCGACCGGGGCGGCCGGGAGATCCTCCTGTCGGCCCCCGACGCTGCGCTGGTCGAGACGGGAGATCCGGGCGTACTCCAGGACGTCGACCGGCCCGCGGATCGGTAG